In a single window of the Paenibacillus sp. MMS20-IR301 genome:
- a CDS encoding DUF1292 domain-containing protein, protein MTELSADQAVWTSKLKEAYGETVELEDEQGKSSVYDIIAEFAVGDRAYAVLAGSGRGAEQEILRIVVSPDGLPELESIMDDEEWEDVSELYDELTFPAEDTD, encoded by the coding sequence ATGACTGAGCTGTCCGCTGATCAGGCGGTATGGACATCGAAGCTCAAAGAAGCATACGGAGAAACGGTAGAACTGGAAGATGAACAGGGGAAATCTTCCGTTTACGATATTATTGCAGAATTTGCAGTCGGTGACCGCGCTTATGCCGTTCTGGCCGGTTCGGGAAGAGGAGCAGAGCAGGAGATTCTGCGGATCGTAGTTTCACCTGACGGGCTTCCTGAACTGGAGAGCATAATGGATGACGAAGAGTGGGAAGATGTTTCGGAGCTTTACGACGAGCTTACCTTCCCTGCGGAAGATACCGATTGA
- a CDS encoding DUF1292 domain-containing protein: MTNEQIGQEEEPEIIYIPDEEGNEEEFEVIMKFEVDGSDAKYMMVVPLDSEDEETDEVYAFRYEEDGDDLQLFMIENDEEWAIVEETFNTLVDELDGGADD; the protein is encoded by the coding sequence ATGACAAATGAACAAATCGGCCAAGAGGAAGAACCGGAAATTATCTATATCCCAGATGAGGAAGGTAATGAAGAGGAATTTGAGGTCATCATGAAGTTCGAAGTCGACGGATCGGACGCGAAGTATATGATGGTGGTTCCGCTGGATTCCGAGGATGAAGAGACCGATGAGGTATATGCCTTCCGCTATGAAGAAGACGGGGACGATCTGCAGCTCTTCATGATTGAGAATGATGAAGAATGGGCGATTGTCGAAGAGACCTTCAATACCCTGGTTGACGAGCTGGATGGAGGAGCAGATGACTGA
- the ruvX gene encoding Holliday junction resolvase RuvX has product MKKLGLDYGDRRIGVATSDIFGWTAQALETIERRGNGNEFERIRDLVKEHEIGEIVVGLPKNMNGSVGPRGEICTQFADQLREQLGLPVHLWDERLTTVSAERVLIDGDVSRKKRKGIVDKMAAALILQNFLDANSKR; this is encoded by the coding sequence ATGAAGAAGCTGGGACTGGATTACGGCGACCGCCGGATCGGCGTTGCCACAAGCGATATTTTCGGCTGGACGGCACAGGCACTGGAGACGATTGAACGGCGCGGGAACGGCAATGAATTTGAACGTATCCGCGATCTGGTCAAAGAGCATGAAATCGGTGAGATTGTGGTTGGGCTGCCGAAGAATATGAACGGCTCAGTAGGACCCCGTGGTGAAATATGCACCCAATTTGCCGATCAGCTGCGGGAGCAACTTGGTTTGCCCGTACACCTTTGGGATGAGCGTCTGACGACGGTATCTGCTGAGCGGGTGCTGATTGACGGGGACGTCAGCCGGAAGAAACGCAAGGGAATTGTGGACAAAATGGCCGCAGCCCTGATTTTGCAAAATTTTTTGGATGCTAACAGTAAAAGGTGA
- a CDS encoding IreB family regulatory phosphoprotein encodes MDSMDKTVKFNVKGDEKEASPQEILLAVYDALVEKEYHPINQIVGYLLSGDPAYIPRHNNARSLVRRKERDELIEELVRFYLANHRVEQPK; translated from the coding sequence ATGGACTCCATGGACAAAACGGTCAAATTCAATGTGAAGGGCGACGAAAAGGAAGCTTCTCCCCAGGAAATACTGCTCGCAGTCTACGATGCGCTGGTGGAGAAAGAATATCATCCGATCAATCAGATCGTAGGGTACCTTCTTTCCGGAGATCCGGCTTACATTCCGCGCCATAACAATGCGAGAAGTTTGGTCCGGAGAAAAGAACGTGATGAGCTGATTGAGGAACTGGTCCGATTCTATCTGGCTAATCACCGGGTGGAACAGCCGAAATGA